The following coding sequences lie in one Angustibacter luteus genomic window:
- the ccrA gene encoding crotonyl-CoA carboxylase/reductase: protein MQQILDAITAGDTTAEEFAALPVPDHYRAVTVHKDEATMFEGLASRDKDPRKSLHVEDVPLPEVGPGEALVAVMASAINYNTVWTSIFEPVSTFGFLERYGRTSPLAAKHDQPYHVVGSDLAGVVLRTGAGVHTWKPGTEVVAHCLSVELEAPDGHNDTMLDPEQRIWGFETNFGGLAHLALVKANQLMPKPAHLTWEEAASPGLVNSTAYRQLISKNGAGLKLGDTVLIWGASGGLGSYATQMALAAGATPVCVVSSPEKAEICHAMGAELVIDRRAEDYTFWKDETTQDPKEWRRFGARIRELTGGRDVDIVFEHPGRETFGASVFAARKGGTIVTCASTSGYMHEYDNRYLWMNLKRIVGSHFANYREAWEANDLINRGLIQPTLSKVYGLDDVGQAANDVHLNLHQGKVGVLCLAPEEGMGVRDAARREALLPLINRFRDV from the coding sequence GTGCAGCAGATCCTTGACGCCATCACCGCCGGTGACACGACCGCCGAGGAGTTCGCCGCCCTGCCGGTACCGGACCACTACCGCGCGGTCACCGTCCACAAGGACGAGGCCACGATGTTCGAGGGCCTGGCCAGCCGCGACAAGGACCCGCGCAAGAGCCTGCACGTCGAGGACGTGCCGCTGCCCGAGGTCGGCCCGGGCGAGGCCCTGGTCGCGGTGATGGCCAGCGCCATCAACTACAACACCGTGTGGACGTCGATCTTCGAGCCGGTGTCGACGTTCGGCTTCCTGGAGCGCTACGGCCGGACGTCGCCGCTGGCCGCCAAGCACGACCAGCCGTACCACGTGGTCGGCTCGGACCTGGCCGGCGTCGTCCTGCGCACCGGCGCGGGCGTGCACACGTGGAAGCCGGGCACCGAGGTCGTCGCGCACTGCCTGTCCGTCGAGCTCGAGGCACCGGACGGCCACAACGACACGATGCTCGACCCGGAGCAGCGGATCTGGGGCTTCGAGACGAACTTCGGCGGCCTCGCGCACCTGGCCCTGGTGAAGGCCAACCAGCTGATGCCCAAGCCCGCGCACCTGACGTGGGAGGAGGCCGCCAGCCCGGGGCTGGTGAACTCCACCGCCTACCGGCAGCTGATCTCCAAGAACGGCGCCGGCCTCAAGCTCGGCGACACGGTGCTGATCTGGGGGGCCTCCGGTGGCCTCGGCTCCTACGCCACCCAGATGGCGCTCGCCGCCGGCGCCACCCCGGTCTGCGTGGTGTCCAGCCCGGAGAAGGCCGAGATCTGCCATGCCATGGGCGCCGAGCTGGTCATCGACCGCCGGGCCGAGGACTACACGTTCTGGAAGGACGAGACCACCCAGGACCCCAAGGAGTGGCGTCGCTTCGGGGCGCGCATCCGCGAGCTCACGGGTGGCCGGGACGTCGACATCGTCTTCGAGCACCCGGGCCGGGAGACGTTCGGCGCCAGCGTGTTCGCCGCCCGCAAGGGCGGCACGATCGTGACCTGCGCGTCGACGTCCGGCTACATGCACGAGTACGACAACCGGTACCTGTGGATGAACCTCAAGCGCATCGTGGGCTCCCACTTCGCGAACTACCGCGAGGCGTGGGAGGCCAACGACCTGATCAACCGCGGCCTGATCCAACCGACCCTGTCCAAGGTCTACGGGTTGGACGACGTCGGCCAGGCCGCCAACGACGTGCACCTGAACCTGCACCAGGGCAAGGTCGGCGTGCTGTGCCTGGCCCCCGAGGAGGGCATGGGCGTTCGCGACGCGGCGCGGCGCGAGGCGCTGCTGCCGTTGATCAACCGGTTCCGGGACGTCTGA
- the mce gene encoding methylmalonyl-CoA epimerase yields MSAASLPSQLFTAIDHVGVAVPDLDEAIALYRDSFGMTLQHEEVNEEQGVREAMMAVGDSGACVQLLAPLSPESTIAKFLDRAGPGLQQVAYRVVDVEAVSAVLRERGLRLLYDAAKRGTAGSKVNFVHPKDAGGVLVELVQPAAH; encoded by the coding sequence ATGAGCGCCGCGAGCCTGCCCAGCCAGCTGTTCACCGCGATCGACCACGTCGGGGTGGCCGTCCCGGACCTCGACGAGGCGATCGCGCTCTACCGCGACTCCTTCGGGATGACCTTGCAGCACGAGGAGGTCAACGAGGAGCAGGGCGTGCGCGAGGCGATGATGGCGGTCGGCGACTCCGGCGCGTGCGTGCAGCTGCTGGCGCCGCTGTCCCCCGAGTCGACGATCGCGAAGTTCCTCGACCGCGCCGGCCCCGGTCTGCAGCAGGTCGCGTACCGGGTGGTGGACGTCGAGGCGGTGAGCGCGGTGCTGCGCGAGCGCGGCCTGCGGCTGCTCTACGACGCCGCCAAGCGCGGCACCGCCGGCAGCAAGGTCAACTTCGTGCACCCCAAGGACGCCGGGGGCGTGCTGGTCGAGCTGGTGCAGCCCGCCGCCCACTAG
- a CDS encoding DUF952 domain-containing protein, with the protein MRILHVALPADWARGHDDGSYDVSTRGVSLVDEGFIHASTLAQVGPVLDRYFADVAEVDLLVIDLDKLDHEGAQVIWEHVAGSDAPFPHVYGVIPAQTVVDVVRLEHAPGGPWEVPQIADVATGPA; encoded by the coding sequence ATGCGCATCCTGCACGTGGCACTCCCGGCGGACTGGGCCCGCGGACACGACGACGGCAGCTACGACGTCTCGACCCGGGGCGTCTCGCTGGTCGACGAGGGCTTCATCCACGCCTCGACCCTGGCCCAGGTCGGCCCGGTGCTCGACCGCTACTTCGCGGACGTCGCCGAGGTCGACCTGCTCGTCATCGACCTGGACAAGCTCGACCACGAGGGGGCTCAGGTGATCTGGGAGCACGTCGCGGGCTCCGACGCGCCCTTCCCGCACGTCTACGGGGTCATCCCGGCGCAGACCGTCGTGGACGTCGTCCGCCTGGAGCACGCCCCCGGCGGCCCGTGGGAGGTCCCGCAGATCGCTGACGTCGCCACCGGCCCCGCCTGA
- the meaB gene encoding methylmalonyl Co-A mutase-associated GTPase MeaB: MARAVDVPALVEQARAGRPRAVARLISLVEDAHPALREVMAALAPHTGNAHVIGITGSPGVGKSTSTSALVKALRARDLRIGVLAVDPSSPFSGGALLGDRVRMQDHALDPGVYIRSMASRGHLGGLSWATPQALRVLDAAGCDVVLVETVGVGQSEVEIAAMADTTLVLLAPGMGDGIQAAKAGILEVGDVFVVNKADRDGADATVRDIRHMISLGESRSPGDWRPPVVKTVASREEGMDELMASLDKHQAWLGETGHLRERRLRRAADEIESIALVQLRERMGDLRHGRGLDELAAQVVDGHQDPYAAADSLVAAVTSDVDHVQ; the protein is encoded by the coding sequence GTGGCGCGCGCCGTCGACGTCCCCGCCCTGGTCGAGCAGGCCCGGGCGGGGCGTCCGCGTGCCGTCGCGCGGCTGATCTCGCTGGTCGAGGACGCCCACCCGGCGCTGCGCGAGGTGATGGCGGCGCTCGCGCCGCACACCGGGAACGCGCACGTCATCGGCATCACCGGGTCACCGGGCGTGGGGAAGTCGACGTCGACGTCCGCGCTGGTGAAGGCGTTGCGCGCCAGGGACCTGCGGATCGGCGTGCTCGCCGTGGACCCCTCGTCGCCGTTCTCCGGCGGGGCGTTGCTCGGCGACCGGGTGCGGATGCAGGACCACGCGCTCGACCCGGGGGTCTACATCCGTTCGATGGCGAGCCGTGGCCACCTCGGTGGGCTGTCCTGGGCGACCCCGCAGGCGCTGCGGGTGCTCGATGCGGCGGGCTGCGACGTCGTCCTGGTCGAGACCGTCGGGGTCGGGCAGAGCGAGGTCGAGATCGCCGCCATGGCGGACACCACGCTGGTGCTGCTGGCCCCCGGCATGGGGGACGGCATCCAGGCGGCCAAGGCCGGCATCCTCGAGGTCGGCGACGTGTTCGTGGTGAACAAGGCGGACCGGGACGGCGCGGACGCAACGGTGCGCGACATCCGCCACATGATCTCGCTCGGTGAGTCGCGCTCGCCCGGGGACTGGCGTCCGCCCGTGGTCAAGACGGTGGCCTCGCGCGAGGAGGGCATGGACGAGCTGATGGCTTCGCTCGACAAGCACCAGGCGTGGCTGGGCGAGACCGGCCACCTGAGGGAGCGCCGGCTGCGTCGGGCGGCGGACGAGATCGAGTCGATCGCGCTGGTGCAGCTGCGGGAGCGGATGGGCGACCTGCGCCACGGCCGCGGGCTGGACGAGCTCGCCGCGCAGGTCGTCGACGGGCACCAGGACCCCTACGCCGCAGCCGATTCGCTCGTCGCCGCCGTCACCTCCGATGTTGATCACGTTCAGTAG
- a CDS encoding acetyl-CoA C-acetyltransferase, with amino-acid sequence MSAQPASPRTSVIVGGARTPMGRLLGSLSGFSGAELGGFAIKGALDKSGVAADQVEYVIMGQVLTAGAGQIPARQAAQKAGISMNVPALTINKVCLSGVDAIALADQLIRAGEFEVVVAGGQESMSQAPHLLEKSRTGFKYGDVTMRDHMAYDGLWDAFTDQAMGNLTESANTADNAFTREEQDAFSARSHQLAAQAWKNGLFDDEVVPVEIPQRKGDPVVFNSDEGIRADTTTESLSRLRPAFSKDGTITAGSASQISDGAAAVVVMSRAKAEELGLSWIAEIGAHGVVAGPDSTLQSQPARAIARACEKEGIAPSDLDLVEINEAFAAVGLASTRELGIDADIVNVNGGAIALGHPIGMSGARIALHLALELGRRGGGVGAAALCGGGGQGDALIVRVPKS; translated from the coding sequence GTGTCCGCACAGCCCGCGTCCCCGCGCACGTCCGTCATCGTCGGTGGGGCTCGCACCCCGATGGGCCGCCTGCTGGGTTCGCTGTCCGGCTTCAGCGGGGCCGAGCTCGGCGGGTTCGCCATCAAGGGTGCGCTGGACAAGTCGGGTGTCGCCGCCGACCAGGTCGAGTACGTGATCATGGGCCAGGTGCTCACCGCGGGCGCGGGTCAGATCCCGGCCCGGCAGGCCGCGCAGAAGGCCGGCATCTCGATGAACGTGCCGGCCCTGACGATCAACAAGGTGTGCCTGTCCGGCGTCGACGCCATCGCGCTGGCCGACCAGCTGATCCGGGCCGGCGAGTTCGAGGTCGTGGTCGCCGGTGGGCAGGAGTCGATGAGCCAGGCGCCGCACCTGCTGGAGAAGTCGCGCACCGGTTTCAAGTACGGCGACGTGACGATGCGCGACCACATGGCCTACGACGGTCTGTGGGACGCATTCACCGACCAGGCGATGGGCAACCTCACCGAGTCCGCGAACACGGCCGACAACGCGTTCACCCGCGAGGAGCAGGACGCGTTCAGCGCACGCAGCCACCAGCTCGCCGCGCAGGCCTGGAAGAACGGCCTGTTCGACGACGAGGTGGTGCCGGTCGAGATCCCGCAGCGCAAGGGCGACCCGGTCGTCTTCAACAGCGACGAGGGCATCCGCGCCGACACGACCACCGAGTCGCTGTCCCGGCTGCGCCCTGCGTTCAGCAAGGACGGCACGATCACGGCCGGGTCCGCGTCGCAGATCTCGGACGGCGCGGCCGCGGTGGTCGTGATGAGCCGCGCCAAGGCCGAGGAGCTGGGGCTGAGCTGGATCGCCGAGATCGGCGCGCACGGCGTGGTGGCCGGCCCGGACTCGACCCTGCAGAGCCAGCCGGCCCGAGCGATCGCGCGGGCCTGCGAGAAGGAGGGCATCGCGCCGTCCGACCTCGACCTGGTCGAGATCAACGAGGCCTTCGCGGCGGTCGGGCTGGCCTCGACCCGTGAGCTCGGGATCGACGCCGACATCGTGAACGTCAACGGTGGCGCCATCGCGCTCGGCCACCCGATCGGCATGTCCGGCGCGCGCATCGCCCTGCACCTGGCGCTGGAGCTCGGGCGTCGCGGTGGTGGCGTCGGTGCGGCGGCCCTGTGCGGCGGCGGCGGCCAGGGCGACGCGCTCATCGTGCGCGTGCCGAAGTCCTGA
- a CDS encoding alpha/beta hydrolase → MSEQPDPHTFRQNMIRSGTVLPARREDVVLHTADGLTLVGELALPPERDPVATLVTLHPLPTHGGFMDSHVYRKASYRLPALADIAVLRFNLRGVSSPRGTSQGAFDSGDAERYDVAAAIEFAEFRELPQPWLVGWSFGTDLALMHGCDPSIVGAILLSPPLRYSAPDDLAQWAASGKRVLALVPELDDYLRPDEARERFAAIPQAEVVGVDGAKHLWVGEPAVRRVLDEIVARVAPDRAPLPTTWDGPLGEALHAD, encoded by the coding sequence ATGAGCGAGCAGCCAGATCCGCACACCTTCCGGCAGAACATGATTCGCTCCGGGACGGTGCTGCCGGCCCGTCGCGAGGACGTCGTCCTGCACACCGCCGACGGCCTGACCCTGGTCGGTGAGCTGGCCCTGCCGCCCGAGCGCGACCCCGTCGCCACCCTCGTCACGCTGCACCCGCTGCCGACCCACGGCGGGTTCATGGACTCGCACGTCTACCGCAAGGCCTCGTACCGGCTGCCGGCGCTGGCCGACATCGCCGTGCTGCGCTTCAACCTGCGCGGCGTCAGCAGCCCGCGCGGCACCAGCCAGGGCGCCTTCGACAGCGGAGACGCCGAGCGGTACGACGTCGCGGCAGCCATCGAGTTCGCCGAGTTCCGTGAGCTGCCGCAGCCGTGGCTCGTCGGCTGGAGCTTTGGCACGGACCTCGCGCTCATGCACGGCTGCGACCCGTCGATCGTCGGTGCGATCCTGCTCAGCCCGCCCCTTCGGTACTCCGCGCCGGACGACCTGGCCCAGTGGGCGGCGTCCGGCAAACGGGTGCTCGCGCTGGTCCCCGAGCTCGACGACTACCTGCGCCCGGATGAGGCCCGCGAGCGGTTCGCGGCCATCCCGCAGGCCGAGGTCGTCGGGGTGGACGGCGCGAAGCACCTGTGGGTGGGGGAGCCGGCCGTCCGTCGGGTGCTGGACGAGATCGTCGCGCGGGTCGCGCCCGACCGCGCCCCGCTGCCGACCACGTGGGACGGCCCGCTCGGCGAGGCCCTGCACGCCGACTGA
- a CDS encoding AI-2E family transporter has protein sequence MIRRKNAQGDDQPAAAVSDREVTARADAAESASAAVQTASDAVGEAAVVAAGGKGADDDSSFGLPGAPLNRHSPFYLGFFGAIGALIGWGLLSLVSQLSSVLTLLAISLFLALGLDPVVQAVQAKGIKRGPSVALVFVTVILLFVGIIALLVPPVVKEAVELANNAPDLVAKLQRNDQLNKLDDQYHFLDQIQKQLHEKDFWTSLFGGVLGAGKAVVSGLFSAFTVLVLTLYLTASLPAAKASVYRMVPRTRRQRVTFLSEEISKRVGGYFLGQVGVATLNAVCSYIMMKIVGVPYSAVLAVTVGLFGLIPMVGATIGAVIVVIVAFFDSTRSAVIVAIYYVVYQQVENYVIAPRIMSRTVAVPGAITVVAALAGGTLLGVLGALMAIPVAAGLLLIYREVLLPRQQAH, from the coding sequence ATGATCCGCAGGAAGAACGCCCAAGGGGACGACCAGCCCGCGGCCGCCGTGAGCGATCGCGAGGTCACGGCCCGCGCGGACGCCGCCGAGTCGGCGTCCGCGGCCGTGCAGACCGCGAGCGACGCGGTCGGTGAGGCCGCCGTCGTGGCCGCCGGCGGGAAGGGCGCGGACGACGACAGCTCGTTCGGCCTGCCCGGCGCCCCGCTCAACCGGCACTCGCCGTTCTACCTGGGCTTCTTCGGGGCGATCGGCGCGCTGATCGGCTGGGGGCTCCTCAGCCTGGTGTCGCAGCTGTCGTCGGTGCTCACGCTACTGGCGATCTCCCTCTTCCTCGCCCTCGGGCTCGACCCGGTGGTGCAGGCCGTCCAGGCCAAGGGGATCAAGCGCGGACCGTCCGTGGCACTGGTGTTCGTCACGGTGATCCTGCTGTTCGTCGGGATCATCGCGCTGCTCGTTCCGCCCGTGGTCAAGGAGGCCGTCGAGCTCGCGAACAACGCGCCCGACCTGGTCGCCAAGCTGCAGCGCAACGACCAGCTGAACAAGCTCGACGACCAGTACCACTTCCTCGACCAGATCCAGAAGCAGCTGCACGAGAAGGACTTCTGGACCTCGCTGTTCGGCGGCGTGCTCGGTGCCGGCAAGGCCGTGGTGTCCGGCCTGTTCAGCGCGTTCACCGTGCTCGTGCTGACCCTCTACCTGACGGCGTCGCTGCCGGCCGCGAAGGCCTCGGTCTACCGGATGGTGCCGCGCACCCGCCGCCAGCGGGTCACCTTCCTGTCGGAGGAGATCAGCAAGCGCGTCGGCGGCTACTTCCTCGGCCAGGTCGGCGTCGCCACCCTGAACGCGGTGTGCAGCTACATCATGATGAAGATCGTCGGCGTCCCGTACAGCGCGGTGCTCGCGGTGACCGTCGGGCTGTTCGGGCTGATCCCCATGGTCGGCGCGACGATCGGCGCGGTCATCGTGGTGATCGTCGCCTTCTTCGACTCGACCCGGTCCGCGGTCATCGTCGCGATCTACTACGTCGTCTACCAGCAGGTCGAGAACTACGTCATCGCGCCGCGGATCATGAGCCGCACGGTGGCCGTGCCTGGCGCGATCACGGTCGTTGCGGCCCTGGCCGGCGGGACCCTGCTCGGGGTGCTCGGGGCCCTGATGGCGATCCCGGTGGCCGCCGGGCTGCTGCTGATCTACCGCGAGGTGCTGCTCCCCCGCCAGCAAGCCCACTAG
- a CDS encoding ABC transporter ATP-binding protein, producing MSTRTPTPTDQGWRGVAAEKHDEVSASVSALLQARTSRLLKSVLRPHKRGIWLLVALIVVQNLAALAGPLLVGLGIDKGLPPLIDDQDAGPIVTVIVALLLATAIQMVSQRSFLVLTARIGQDVVLDLRRRVFDHFQRLSQAFHEEYTSGRVISRQTSDMDAISEFLADGVQAVVVAGLSIVTIGITMLLLDVPLALVGLTSFIPLVALTVWFRRESGKAYRSSREAVARVIVQFVETFGGLRAVQAFRREPRNEEIFLGLNEEYRLTTKRSFDLIAVYMPGIKLVGNLTIGVVLLFGGYRVMDGDLQIGVLTAFLLYLRRFFDPLQDLSQFFNSFQSATAALEKLAGVLDEPLSVQEPESARPLPKARGDLRLSGVQFGYRDRVVLPHLDLHVPAGQTVALVGRTGAGKTTIARLVGRVWDPVQGSVALDGIDLHDLGDADLHRAVVTVTQESFLFTGTVADNIAFGRPGATREQVEAAAREIGAHDFISRLPQGYDTDVAKRGGRLSAGQRQLVSFARAFLADPAVLVLDEATSSLDIPSERLVQQALRTILADRTAIIIAHRLSTVEIADRVLVLEAGRVVEDGTPSELVGGGGRYATLHRQWADSLV from the coding sequence GTGAGCACCCGCACCCCCACCCCCACGGACCAGGGCTGGCGCGGTGTCGCCGCCGAGAAGCACGACGAGGTCTCCGCGAGCGTCTCGGCGCTGCTGCAGGCCCGGACGTCGCGGCTGCTCAAGAGCGTGCTGCGCCCGCACAAGCGCGGGATCTGGCTGCTCGTCGCGCTGATCGTCGTCCAGAACCTCGCGGCGCTCGCCGGTCCGCTGCTGGTCGGGCTCGGCATCGACAAGGGGCTCCCGCCGCTCATCGACGACCAGGACGCCGGACCCATCGTCACGGTGATCGTCGCGCTGCTGCTGGCCACCGCGATCCAGATGGTGTCCCAGCGCAGCTTCCTGGTGCTCACCGCGCGGATCGGCCAGGACGTCGTCCTCGACCTGCGGCGACGGGTGTTCGACCACTTCCAGCGGCTGTCCCAGGCGTTCCACGAGGAGTACACCTCGGGGCGGGTCATCTCCCGGCAGACCTCGGACATGGACGCGATCTCGGAGTTCCTGGCCGACGGCGTCCAGGCGGTCGTGGTGGCCGGGCTGTCGATCGTCACGATCGGCATCACGATGCTGCTGCTCGACGTGCCGCTCGCGCTGGTCGGCCTGACCTCGTTCATCCCGCTGGTGGCGCTCACGGTGTGGTTCCGCCGGGAGTCGGGCAAGGCGTACCGGTCCTCGCGGGAGGCCGTCGCCCGGGTCATCGTGCAGTTCGTCGAGACGTTCGGCGGCCTGCGCGCCGTGCAGGCGTTCCGGCGGGAGCCGCGCAACGAGGAGATCTTCCTCGGCCTGAACGAGGAGTACCGGCTCACCACGAAGCGCTCGTTCGACCTGATCGCCGTCTACATGCCGGGCATCAAGCTGGTCGGCAACCTGACGATCGGCGTGGTGCTGCTGTTCGGCGGGTACCGGGTGATGGACGGGGACCTGCAGATCGGCGTGCTGACCGCGTTCCTGCTCTACCTGCGCCGGTTCTTCGACCCGCTGCAGGACCTGTCGCAGTTCTTCAACTCGTTCCAGTCCGCGACCGCCGCGCTCGAGAAGCTGGCCGGGGTGCTCGACGAGCCGCTGTCGGTCCAGGAGCCCGAGTCGGCTCGGCCGCTGCCGAAGGCCCGCGGCGACCTGCGGTTGTCAGGCGTGCAGTTCGGTTACCGCGACCGCGTGGTGCTGCCGCACCTCGACCTGCACGTGCCGGCCGGCCAGACCGTGGCCCTGGTCGGGCGTACCGGAGCGGGCAAGACCACCATCGCCCGGCTCGTCGGCCGGGTCTGGGACCCGGTGCAGGGCAGCGTCGCGCTGGACGGGATCGACCTGCACGACCTGGGGGACGCCGACCTGCACCGCGCCGTGGTCACCGTCACCCAGGAGAGCTTCCTGTTCACCGGCACGGTGGCGGACAACATCGCCTTCGGCCGGCCCGGCGCGACCCGCGAGCAGGTCGAGGCGGCCGCTCGCGAGATCGGCGCGCACGACTTCATCTCGCGGCTGCCGCAGGGCTACGACACCGACGTGGCCAAACGTGGCGGGCGGTTGTCGGCCGGGCAGCGGCAGCTGGTGTCGTTCGCCCGGGCCTTCCTGGCCGACCCCGCGGTGCTGGTGCTGGACGAGGCGACGTCCTCGCTGGACATCCCGAGCGAGCGGCTCGTCCAGCAGGCGCTGCGCACCATCCTGGCTGACCGGACGGCGATCATCATCGCCCACCGGCTGTCGACGGTGGAGATCGCCGACCGGGTGCTGGTGCTGGAGGCCGGCCGGGTCGTCGAGGACGGGACGCCGTCCGAGCTGGTCGGTGGTGGCGGCCGGTACGCGACCCTGCACCGCCAGTGGGCGGACTCGCTCGTCTGA
- a CDS encoding 3-hydroxybutyryl-CoA dehydrogenase produces the protein MARELSTIGVVGLGTMGAGIVEVFARNGLDVVAVEADPAGLERGKGHLEHSTGRAVARGKLSEAEQAELIGRVRFASSLEDLADCDLVVEAVPEQLNLKREIFGKLDSIVRADAILATNTSSLSVTEISVATHNPRRVVGLHFFNPAPVLKFVEVIRTVVTEDDVVDDVKALAARLGKMPVVVGDKAGFIANALLFGYLNHAVSMFESRYATREDIDAAMQLGCGLPMGPLALMDLIGLDTAYEILDTMYKQGRDRLHAPSPILKQMVTAGLKGRKSGQGFYKYAEAGSSAVVADTLTPADEPGEHVAVRSIALVGVVGSGTMATGIVEVLAKGGLDVVYVARSAAKVDAVRTALTKSLEKAVQRGKLDEAERDAALARVRGTSRLEDLAAVDLVVEAVVEDLGVKQALFENLDEICKPGAILATTTSSLPVVECAAATSRPGDVVGMHFFNPAPVMKLVEVVHTVSTADDVVATVTELCRQIGKHPVSCGDRAGFIVNALLFPYLNDAVKMLEAHYASADDIDTAMKTGCGYPMGPFELLDVVGLDVSHTIQRELYLEFRERGFSPAPLLEQLVTAGYLGRKVGRGFRTYA, from the coding sequence ATGGCGCGTGAGCTGAGCACGATCGGTGTGGTGGGCCTGGGCACGATGGGCGCCGGGATCGTGGAGGTGTTCGCCCGCAACGGGCTGGACGTCGTCGCCGTGGAGGCCGACCCGGCCGGGCTGGAGCGGGGCAAGGGCCACCTGGAGCACTCCACCGGACGCGCGGTCGCCCGCGGCAAGCTCAGCGAGGCCGAGCAGGCCGAGCTCATCGGCCGCGTCCGGTTCGCCTCCAGCCTGGAGGACCTCGCCGACTGCGACCTGGTCGTCGAGGCCGTCCCCGAGCAGCTCAACCTCAAGCGCGAGATCTTCGGCAAGCTCGACTCGATCGTGCGGGCCGACGCCATCCTGGCCACGAACACCTCGAGCCTGTCGGTCACCGAGATCTCCGTGGCCACGCACAACCCCCGCCGCGTCGTGGGCCTGCACTTCTTCAACCCGGCCCCGGTGCTGAAGTTCGTCGAGGTGATCCGCACCGTGGTCACCGAGGACGACGTCGTGGACGACGTGAAGGCGCTCGCCGCGCGGCTCGGCAAGATGCCCGTCGTGGTCGGTGACAAGGCCGGCTTCATCGCGAACGCGCTGCTGTTCGGCTACCTGAACCACGCCGTGTCGATGTTCGAGTCGCGCTACGCCACCCGCGAGGACATCGACGCCGCCATGCAGCTCGGCTGCGGCCTGCCGATGGGCCCGCTGGCCCTGATGGACCTGATCGGCCTGGACACCGCCTACGAGATCCTCGACACGATGTACAAGCAGGGCCGCGACCGGCTGCACGCCCCGAGCCCGATCCTGAAGCAGATGGTCACCGCGGGCCTGAAGGGCCGCAAGAGCGGTCAGGGCTTCTACAAGTACGCCGAGGCCGGCTCGAGCGCCGTCGTCGCGGACACCCTGACCCCCGCGGACGAGCCGGGCGAGCACGTCGCCGTGCGCTCGATCGCCTTGGTCGGGGTCGTGGGCTCGGGCACCATGGCGACCGGCATCGTCGAGGTGCTCGCCAAGGGCGGCCTGGACGTCGTCTACGTCGCGCGCAGCGCCGCCAAGGTCGACGCGGTGCGCACCGCGCTGACCAAGAGCCTGGAGAAGGCAGTCCAGCGCGGCAAGCTCGACGAGGCCGAGCGGGACGCCGCGCTCGCCCGGGTGCGCGGCACCTCGCGGCTGGAGGACCTGGCGGCGGTCGACCTCGTCGTCGAGGCGGTCGTGGAGGACCTCGGCGTCAAGCAGGCGCTGTTCGAGAACCTCGACGAGATCTGCAAGCCCGGCGCGATCCTGGCCACCACCACCTCGTCGCTGCCCGTGGTGGAGTGCGCGGCCGCGACGTCCCGTCCGGGCGACGTCGTCGGCATGCACTTCTTCAACCCCGCGCCGGTCATGAAGCTGGTCGAGGTCGTGCACACGGTGTCCACCGCGGACGACGTGGTCGCCACCGTGACGGAGCTGTGCCGGCAGATCGGCAAGCACCCCGTGAGCTGCGGTGACCGCGCCGGGTTCATCGTCAACGCGTTGCTCTTCCCGTACCTGAACGACGCGGTCAAGATGCTCGAGGCGCACTACGCGTCCGCGGACGACATCGACACCGCCATGAAGACCGGCTGCGGGTACCCGATGGGTCCGTTCGAGCTGCTGGACGTCGTCGGGCTGGACGTCTCGCACACCATCCAGCGCGAGCTGTACCTCGAGTTCCGCGAGCGCGGGTTCTCGCCGGCGCCGCTGCTCGAGCAGCTCGTCACCGCGGGCTACCTCGGCCGCAAGGTGGGCCGCGGCTTCCGCACGTACGCCTGA
- the nucS gene encoding endonuclease NucS has translation MRLVIARCSVDYDGRLTAHLPLATRLLLVKADGSVLVHSDGGSYKPLNWMSPPCTLEVGEPAEADVVAGVTQLWTVRHAKTEDRLVVRIHEVLHDSAHELGVDPGLVKDGVEAHLQQLLAEQITTLGDGYSLVRREYMTAIGPVDILCRDGAGASIAVEIKRRGEIDGVEQLTRYLELMNRDPHLAPVTGIFAAQEIKPQARTLAQDRGIRCVTLDYAALRGHDDVESRLF, from the coding sequence GTGCGTCTGGTCATTGCCCGCTGCTCCGTCGACTACGACGGGCGGCTCACCGCCCACCTCCCCCTCGCCACCCGGCTGCTGCTGGTCAAGGCGGACGGCAGCGTGCTCGTGCACTCCGACGGCGGCTCGTACAAGCCGCTGAACTGGATGAGCCCGCCGTGCACGCTCGAGGTGGGCGAGCCCGCCGAGGCGGACGTCGTCGCCGGGGTCACGCAGCTCTGGACCGTCCGGCACGCCAAGACCGAGGACCGCCTGGTGGTCCGGATCCACGAGGTGCTGCACGACTCCGCGCACGAGCTCGGCGTGGACCCGGGACTGGTCAAGGACGGCGTCGAGGCGCACCTGCAGCAGCTGCTGGCCGAGCAGATCACCACGCTCGGCGACGGGTACAGCCTGGTGCGCCGCGAGTACATGACGGCCATCGGCCCCGTCGACATCCTCTGCCGGGACGGCGCGGGCGCCAGCATCGCGGTGGAGATCAAGCGACGCGGCGAGATCGACGGCGTCGAGCAGCTCACCCGCTACCTCGAGCTGATGAACCGGGACCCGCACCTGGCCCCGGTCACCGGGATCTTCGCGGCGCAGGAGATCAAGCCGCAGGCCCGCACGCTGGCCCAGGACCGCGGCATCCGCTGCGTGACGCTCGACTACGCCGCGCTGCGCGGGCACGACGACGTGGAGTCCCGGCTCTTCTGA